In Curtobacterium sp. MCPF17_002, one genomic interval encodes:
- a CDS encoding acyl carrier protein, translated as MALSNEEVLAGLAELINDETGIATDTVAADKSFTDDLDIDSISMMTIVVNAEEKFDVKIPDEEVKNLKTVGDAVDYIVKAQA; from the coding sequence ATGGCCCTGTCCAACGAAGAAGTCCTCGCCGGCCTGGCCGAGCTGATCAACGACGAGACCGGCATCGCGACCGACACCGTCGCCGCCGACAAGTCGTTCACCGACGACCTCGACATCGACTCCATCTCGATGATGACGATCGTCGTGAACGCCGAAGAGAAGTTCGACGTCAAGATCCCCGACGAAGAGGTCAAGAACCTCAAGACCGTGGGCGACGCCGTCGACTACATCGTCAAGGCGCAGGCCTGA
- a CDS encoding beta-ketoacyl-ACP synthase III has translation MTGNDTTARPILAQRRGHEFTRILAFGAARGEHVVPNDDLVGPIDSSDEWIRQRTGIITRKRAGKDVEAVDLAEAAAREAIAKAGIEPSQIGVVLVSTVTHTVATPSMASLLAERIGATPAAAYDISAACAGYAYGIAQADSFIKSGLADHVLVVGAEKLSDVVDPTDRSISFLLGDGAGAAVVGPSDFPGIAPTIWGSDGSKWDAIGMTATYNEWADGAPRPTMRQAGQTVFRWAVWEMVKVAREALETAGVAPSDLAAFVPHQANIRIIDEFAKQLGLPESVVIARDITTTGNTSAASIPLATHRLLDEHPELSGGLALQIGFGAGLVFGAQVVVLP, from the coding sequence GACGCGGCCACGAGTTCACCCGCATCCTCGCCTTCGGCGCCGCCCGTGGTGAGCACGTCGTGCCGAACGACGACCTGGTCGGTCCGATCGACTCGTCCGACGAGTGGATCCGCCAGCGCACCGGGATCATCACCCGCAAGCGCGCCGGCAAGGACGTCGAAGCCGTCGACCTCGCCGAGGCCGCAGCGCGCGAAGCGATCGCCAAGGCCGGGATCGAGCCCTCGCAGATCGGTGTCGTCCTCGTCAGCACCGTCACGCACACCGTCGCCACACCGTCGATGGCCTCGCTGCTCGCCGAGCGGATCGGTGCGACCCCGGCCGCCGCGTACGACATCAGCGCCGCCTGCGCCGGGTACGCCTACGGCATCGCCCAGGCCGACTCGTTCATCAAGTCCGGCCTCGCCGACCACGTGCTCGTCGTCGGAGCCGAGAAGCTCAGCGACGTCGTCGACCCGACGGACCGTTCGATCTCGTTCCTGCTCGGTGACGGCGCCGGCGCTGCCGTCGTCGGCCCGAGCGACTTCCCCGGCATCGCCCCGACCATCTGGGGCTCGGACGGGTCGAAGTGGGACGCCATCGGCATGACCGCGACCTACAACGAGTGGGCCGACGGCGCGCCGCGTCCGACCATGCGGCAGGCCGGTCAGACCGTGTTCCGCTGGGCCGTCTGGGAGATGGTCAAGGTCGCCCGCGAAGCGCTCGAGACCGCCGGCGTCGCCCCGTCGGACCTGGCCGCGTTCGTCCCGCACCAGGCGAACATCCGCATCATCGACGAGTTCGCCAAGCAGCTCGGCCTCCCCGAGTCCGTGGTGATCGCCCGCGACATCACCACCACCGGCAACACCTCCGCCGCGAGCATCCCGCTCGCCACGCACCGCCTGCTCGACGAGCACCCCGAACTGTCGGGCGGCCTCGCCCTGCAGATCGGGTTCGGCGCCGGACTCGTGTTCGGCGCGCAGGTGGTCGTCCTCCCCTAG